The following proteins are co-located in the Candida dubliniensis CD36 chromosome 3, complete sequence genome:
- a CDS encoding allantoate permease, putative (Similar to S. cerevisiae DAL5) has translation MSEKKELENQNTNIEPIISFTKEDIQDKEPHVLTTIISPSGKEIAITNDVDQAMKLALEHKGETIELDKAQADKLLRKIDLYLLPIMCLLYCFQFMDKLTTSYASVLGLRKELNMQGDMYSWTATAFYLGYLVFEFPASMLLQRFPVAKTVSVFIILWGMILALHSVPQYPGFIALRTILGMLESSVTPAFTIITSQWYRKEEQFLRTSWWFASNGIGTIVGSAIAYGLYQNDGNYSLPAWKLVFVVTGCLTIFLGFVIMAHIPDTPAGAWFLTDEEKLMVVERIRTNQQGFGNTHFKKHQFIEALTDHRTWLFFLFALSNNIPNGGLTSFGTILLNEDFGYTPSKSLLMQMPQGTVEIVGCVLFAWLCKFLPSRMLMGVIATSITVLAECLLAFCKGNSARLAGFYLYLLGPLGFICCLSCVSSNVAGHTKKVTTNAMYLIAYCVGNLIGPQTFISTQAPNYTGAKVAIVVCGFVSLFTLIAIYISYHIENKKRNSRPQVDMSHIENYEFADLTDKENPNFRYSI, from the coding sequence ATGTccgaaaaaaaagagttgGAAAATCAGAATACAAACATCGAACCGATAATTTCGTTCACCAAAGAAGATATCCAAGATAAAGAACCACATGttttaacaacaattatttcCCCCTCGGGCAAGGAGATTGCTATTACCAATGACGTTGATCAAGCTATGAAGCTCGCTCTTGAGCATAAGGGTGAAACTATCGAGTTGGACAAAGCTCAGGCAGATAAATTACTTcgaaaaattgatttatacCTATTACCCATCATGTGTTTGTTGTATTGCTTTCAATTCATGGATAAATTAACGACAAGTTACGCCTCAGTGCTTGGGTTgagaaaagaattaaatatgCAAGGTGACATGTATAGTTGGACTGCTACTGCATTTTACTTGGGATACCTCGTATTCGAGTTCCCAGCATCAATGCTTTTACAGCGGTTCCCCGTTGCCAAAACAGTGTCAGTTTTCATTATTCTTTGGGGGATGATATTGGCCTTGCATTCTGTTCCCCAATACCCTGGCTTCATTGCCTTGAGGACCATTTTGGGAATGTTAGAACTGAGTGTGACACCTGCGTTCACCATCATTACATCTCAATGGTACAGAAAGGAGGAACAATTTCTTAGAACTTCATGGTGGTTTGCTTCTAATGGTATTGGAACCATTGTAGGACTGGCTATTGCTTATGGCTTGTACCAGAACGATGGGAACTATTCTTTACCCGCTTGGAAGCTCGTGTTTGTCGTCACAGGTTGTTTGACAATATTTTTGGGCTTTGTGATTATGGCTCACATTCCTGATACCCCAGCAGGTGCTTGGTTTTTAACggatgaagaaaaattaatgGTCGTTGAACGTATTAGAACCAATCAACAAGGGTTTGGTAATACACATTTCaaaaaacatcaatttATCGAAGCATTGACAGATCACCGAACttggttgttttttttatttgcaTTGTCCAATAATATTCCAAATGGAGGTTTGACAAGTTTTGGTACCATCTTGTTGAACGAAGATTTCGGCTACACCCCATCTAAATCACTTTTGATGCAAATGCCGCAAGGAACTGTCGAAATTGTTGGTTGTGTGTTATTTGCTTGGCTTTGTAAGTTTCTCCCATCCCGTATGTTGATGGGTGTTATTGCAACATCTATCACTGTTTTAGCGGAGTGTCTCTTGGCTTTTTGCAAAGGCAACAGTGCAAGATTGGCTGGTTTCTATCTTTATTTGCTAGGGCCACTTGGGttcatttgttgtttatcaTGTGTATCTTCTAATGTTGCAGGACATACCAAGAAAGTGACCACCAATGCCATGTATTTGATAGCTTATTGTGTTGGGAATTTGATTGGTCCCCAAACATTTATCAGCACACAAGCACCAAATTATACAGGAGCTAAAGttgctattgttgtttgtggATTTGTTTCATTGTTTACATTAATTGcaatttatatttcttatcatattgaaaataagaaaagaaattccaGGCCGCAAGTTGATATGAGCCATATTGAAAACTATGAGTTCGCCGACTTGACAGATAAAGAAAATCCAAATTTCAGATACAGTATTTAA